In Coffea arabica cultivar ET-39 chromosome 9e, Coffea Arabica ET-39 HiFi, whole genome shotgun sequence, the genomic window aacattgagtttttttttgtgaaaaatccctttccaaacaaggaagaaaaagcAGTTCCTAtctccatttggattaaaagGGGGAGATGAGATTGACTTGAAAATGAAGGACAACAATGACCGCTAACTTGTTGGCTAAGCAATGGTATGGTTACCCAATTATCAGCAATCCTTCTTGTTAAGCCAAAAGAATTCCACattaaacttcaccaaaactgcTTTTCGATTGATCAATATAAAGAGTTTTATCTGATACCGTAGCTCTTGATGATAGGAAGCAACAAAGGTTTGCAGCAGCCTTAGGGCGACTTTTATCTTGGAATTACACGGGAAGTAGCTTTTTAGGATCGAGTTGAAGAACATAAATAGACGGGGTCCCATtccaaagaaagaagagaacTTAATGGTAGATTTTTTTGCGCACATATCAAAATCATCAATTACGTGTCAAGATACTTTTCCACGCATTGTCAATTGAGTTACAGTGATCATTTTGATATTTTCCCTTTCCGGAGAAAATGAATCATAACCCGTTCACTTACACAAGGATAATTGCAAACAAGTCAAAGAAGATGATCTTTTCAATTTCAAACTTTATTGCTAGGAATTGCTGCATTAGCTCTTTCTTTTCAAGGCATTAGAAGTATAATTCTTGATGATGATCTTATCAGATAAAATTTTGGTCCCCTCGCTGGTTTGGCCAAAGTAGGCCATTCACTTTTCCCTTGTTTTTTCCAACCAAGATTTCTTATAGAGTTGATTTCAGACATTCCTTGGGAATGAAATCTcgtaaaaaattaaaagttttgcGTTCAAATCTTTGATCCCTCTTTTCTACTTTcttaaatctcatttttttttcttttattaaaaataatttttaaagaaaTTCAAAACTTTAAAATTATTCATTATTGTGGGATTGATAATACAGCTCAACCATTGTCTCCATTCAGAGACGTAAACCTAATCAAAGAGATGCATTCATTATCCCCACGAGAATCGTGCTTTAAAGAATCATCAAAAGGAGCTGCCATGAGGTCTCTTGTGGTCTACTCCATCTCCGTCAAGTCTATCCAATTGCGTGTCAAAAATAATGGCCGTAGTTATTGACCGGCGACCACTCCTCCTACCGAATCAGAATATACCTGTCGCTTTTCACGCGTCTGATTATCCGTTTCTTCTTCGTCGACTACTTCTTCatacattattattttcttcGCCCACACATATTTAATAAACCAAATAGAAAGCTGAAATAACATAATTCAAATTCACTCGGAGTAACGCGCAATTGCTCTTGGCgtttcatttttcttgggtTCTACGGTATTTActgaaattcaaataaaatttatCACTACAGAAAGTggcaaaaaaataaatgaagaatttttttttttatgttccaACATTTTCCTCTGCAGGCCCGacctaaaaaaactaaaaaatatgaACATGTTAACTATGTTCAGCCAAAATacatgtgagggaaaaaggaaaaagaaagattagACAAAATTAATTAACATCAAATAtctccacaaaaaaaaaagcaagaaaatggaagctCTTGAAATTAATTCCCAGGAAAATTGGCAGTTGGCGGTGTTGATGTGGTTGGATTACTATTGTTGCTGCTGCTGGGATGAGAACCACCAATGATAGAACTGATAGCAGCTGCAAGGGCCGCGGTGAAGTTGGGATCAGCTGTGATCGCGGCCGTGGCAGCGCTAAGCGTGTCAGCGAATGATGGGTGGTGCTGTCCTTGTTGCACCTGTGGATGTTGCCCTTGGTTTTGCATTTGTGCTGCTGCTCCTGCAGCTTCAATGTCCTGGGACACTTGGAGACCAGAAAACTTCGATTGATTGTACAATGCTTGGCCAAAAACCTGATGCATTTGTGGGTTAGCCACCGGAGGAAAGTTCTGGGGAGGGGTTCCAAAAGGAAGCTGAAATGGGGTGGAGGGTTGTCTTTGGAATTGTAATGGATTTGGAGTTTGAGTAAGGTCTAGTGTGACTGTTGGAAATGGAGCCGAGGCTGAAATTGTTGCCATGTTAGATGAGCAAGGTAGAATGGTTCTTGCTAGAAAGTTGGGATTCATCAGTCCATCGGCACTTGACATGGAGCCCGAAAGTAGCATATTCGCGGCTGCAGACGTCGTCGAAGCCATCGCCATGGCGGCCGGAGGAAGCGGATGGTTGTGAGTACCTTCGTATGTTGTTATTAGGACAGTTCGGTCCTCAGCACACCTCTGAACCTGGAATTGAATATAAAATTCATTCATAAATATTATAGCCTGTGCAGATCTTGAAATTAGAAACATGCTTGCTTATCATTTGATCAAAATAAATGCTTTCTTGGTGTAGTAATTTTTTTACGTACCTGTTTGCGCACTGGACAACCAACAGCCATGGTGCACCGGTAGTAAGCACGCGGACACGGATTTCCTTTGGCCATCTTTTGTCCATATTTTCGCCATTGGCATCCATCAGTAATCTGTATTTGATTTGATCGAATTGGTTTAGTAAACAAATCAATCCTCACATGTACTTAATATCATCAGCTTGATCATTGTTAAGGATTGTATCATGAATTACCATGGGAGCTTCTGATCGGGCTCGAACAGAAACACGAGCTTTCCTCATGGTAGCTTCGGCTTGAGCATGATCAACAGTCTTCGATGATGCGTTTAGTTTGGCAACTTTGTTGGGAGCCCAGCCTTGTGACTCGGGGCTTTCTTCCCTACCAACTCCTTTATTCCTAGACAGTTCCATATTATTGTGGGGTGATCCGGAAAGGGTTCTCTCCTCAGACGAAGAATTGGTTGGCTCGTCCATCTCGGCTGTGCCACTAGGGCCTAAGTCCAAGAATTGTCTTGGAACTACAACTCCTCCATTTTCAGGTTTATTTTCTTCAGATTTCCTTTCTCCAATCTAAATGATGCAAAATTTATTCAGCATCTCAAAATTaatagtgaaaaaaaaatccatataTGATTGAATATTATATCGAGTTAACAGTTAGACAAATCTACCTCATGGTCTTGTGTGGTTTGGGGTTTGGCATTCTGTTGTTGCTGGTGCGTCAATGTCATGAGGTGCATTTGCAGGGCAGTGTAATTGTTGCTAACCTGACTTAGCATCTCTCTCAACCTTCGATTTTCAGCATTCATTCCTTCAAGCTCCACTTGAAGCTGAGCCAGCTGAATTAATTGTGCAAAACAGGAAATTATTATCAAAACGTGAAAGCTAATTTAACTAAATCACCAAATTAGACTTGAAACATCATTCAGTCGATAAGAAAGTTAATTGTCATCCTCTTACCTCAAGCTTAGCCCTTTTATCTTCAATATCTGATGAAACTCCATCATCCACCGTGGATTGATCACTTCCAGTGTTCGCGATAACAAGTTGGAGGCCCGTCTATAcagggggaaaacaaaaaacaaaaagaggtAAGCACATAATCGTGAAGTAATGGGATTGGATTAATTCACCAGATATATCAGattaagacaaaaaaaaaagtactactgTCTTGTGGGATGCTTACATTTACAACGTCCATGTTAGTCTTCATCTTGTCTTCACCAtgacaatcttctttcttgatcaGGATATCATTAGCCTTCTTCTTGTCCGAAAAGAAGTCAACTTCGCCAACAACAACCCTCTTCTCACCATCGGACGAAGCAGCAGCGTGCGAGTCTTCCCGGCGGTTCTGATTGGCCAAAAACTCGGCGGCCGGAAACATACTCAGACTACCCTTGCTAGGATTCAACCTAGGACTCAAATTGAATCCAAAAACCGGCTTATTTCCAAAAAATCCTATTTTGTCAGAATTATCTACGGTTACGCCCCATCCTTTGTCCATAAATATCAACCCCAGAAACTAGTAGTGTTTTTGCACAAAGAGATAAACACCAGTAGCAAAATACTCTGGTCAATCAAGAAGATTGTTGTTAATCAGGCTGCAGTATTCTAAAGAGGAGAGAGTCTAAGAAGTTTTTCACAGGTGGAATGGGGAGGGGTATATAAGGAGGTGGAAATGAGGCGAGGGGAGACGGTGTCTTGATTTCAAGGTTACGTCGACTGAAAATTGTTCAGATTTGAtcatttttgataaatttaCGTAAGGAGATGCGTCAGAAATGGTGCCAGATGGAAATAAAGTCCACTTCTACTGGAATAAATAAAGTAGTAATATCTCAGCAATAAATAGAGttgaaaaaaagggggaaatcGGGAAAATAAGGGAAGGTTTCGTCTGTGTTTCGTCAAGACTGAGTTTGACTGGTTCCTATTATAATTTATaaggaaaggaggaaaaagcTAGTACTAGTTAGAATTCAGcgaaaaaacaaaaagtaaaaaaaaaaaaagaagaaatatagagagagagaagagagaaatcCACCGGCCCGAAGGGTGCGGCGCGTTCCAcgtgatgaaaatgaaaaggtaAGAGGAGAAAGTCAACCGATTTGACGGCCAAGGTTTctgggggagagagagagagacgatgatggatgaggtggggtgtgtttttttttttttttttttatatatccTGGGTCCTGACTTGGTTTGGTTTGGTTGGTTGCTTAAAATTAGTAGTGTGTGAGTGCGTGAAAAATGAGTAGCGTGTGCACGCACGGGCGGACGCAGCAACCACGTCTTTGGATGGATTCTTGGGAGGGACAGATCTGTGACTTGTGTGGGTTTGGAACCCAGTGTTGACTGTTCTGCTTCGGGATTGGGCGGTTCCCAGACTTTCTGGTTTGGCCTTTGCCTCCGTGGGACCTGGTCCTGTGCGTGCAATTTTAATGGGtttctttgacttcttttttcaTATCGAAATTTTTAGTCAGTAATTAATTGTGACTAAGCATATAgattattgaaaattgaatgtgttcttttgcaccattttcttgtgatttggaaccTGTAATGCACTGCTGTCTTTCTCATTTATGGCATCAGTTTTACCTACTAGTAAACTGGTTGCTAATTAACATCACTAgcttaaatttttaattttgttgtttgagaATTTAAAAATCACTCCAACAAGATTTATATCACATTCTAGGTGAACAATTTTAGAAGGAATGTGAAATAGTAGGAGTTTTTTGATCGATGAATAATAATACAAATtacttcccccccccccccccccccgggtaTAAAATCAAATCATAATATAGCTTGATGTTTTTCTTTCAATGGGTACGGTGTGGTCATGATTTCAAAATCATCGGTTTTGATTTCTTTGAAAGGTGGAATCGGAATCGGTCCTTGCAGGGACAATTACGGTGACGATTTTGGAATCTTCAATTCCCATTTTAGGCTCTAGTTCTTTCCGGTTATTGTTTTCAATTTCTGTTtgttagtttttcgattttttgAGCTACACATAATTACTTATGGTTATGAAAATGATTCTAAGAAAATATGACAATCAATTCAGAATAAGAAAATATATGAAACAATACCTCAGATTTATTGAACATTTTAAATAAAGTAGAAGATATTTTTGGGCGATGGTGTTTGGGTTGGCCCTAGAGCTGAGGTGGTGtcttctttcaaaaattaaaagaaaacaatttgGATGGTTCGAGTCAGCTTAAAACTATTGGTTTCAAATCTGGATGAACCAAAATCAGAACCTTCAGCCAAGGTCTTGGACAGATTCTGTTTCCCAAAGCCAATTCCATTTCTAATTTGCCAAATCGCCAATCCAATTCTCACCTTTTTCCAGTTTGAACCTAAATGGTGACCATGTCGGCCACATATCTTATTTGAAAGTCAAATTTATTCactttgagatttttttttttcaaagtgtCAATATTCACATTAAGGAAATAAAAACATTACAACTCCTAGCTTGTTtaagataataataatatgtgAACCATTCCTACGAGAAACTTCCATCAAATACagattttctgattttgttaTATTGAACTTAAGAAAATGTTTAAGAGAATACTATTTATTAAACATTGAAAACATAAAATTACGTGAGGAAATACACTGAGGGAAAACTAAGCAGTGCGCAAAATGCAACACCAGCTAGCTTACTGTATAGCCACTAGGCCTTTGGTACGAGGGTTCAATTCTTGCCTTCCACCAATTTATCATTAGATGTGGTGGTCTTAATTGGCCATCTTCGATGGAGTCTTTACTCACATCGAGTCCTCTTCCCTTCTTCCCATAGATTAGGCTAGATTAGATTATAAGAATCCTAGTCTTgcggggaaaagaaaaaaaaaaaagaaaaagctagCTTACAGTACCATTCAGACCTTTCCTTCCTGTCTTCCAATTCAGTCAGATACTACTAAAAATCTCCCAACTTGCTCttgcatttatttttttggatttctttAAACCCCAACAGATGATGAACTACCAAATAGGAGAGAAATGTGATTTGTGCTACGAGGCACTTTTATTATGGTAGGTTCCCTTCTAGATAGACGAGCGAGTTACTCTGCAATTACTCTTGCACCGAAAAAGCCAATGCACAATACGAGTACACAAAGACTTGGAGAGACAAGACAAAAAATGAACATTTATGGTAATTAAACGGACCACAATCTCTAATTAACGAAATAAGacgaaggagaaaagaaaaaagggagcaAGTGGAGACAAAGAGTCGATGGCTTCTGAACAAGTATGACCAACCAGGGCGTCTCGTGGAAAAAGTTTCACGTTAATTTGACCTTTCAATAAGTACTAGCATTTTGCCGTGACTAAGACGCGATAATTTGCCTCAATTTGACAATTTGGATGACAGTCAGGAGAAGCTGCTGTACCAGTAGCCATTAAGTTCAGACGGAAACATCAACGTTCATTAAGTTATAAGGTTTTGAGATCAAGAAACTCCTCCTCGATCTTCAGACAGGAAATGCCTTAAAAGCTAGTAAAAAAGACTCAAGTTTTAGATATATCATCTGATCTTTGGTCCTCAGCAAAAGAAACATATTTTGCCAAAGTATTGTTTTGTTTATGGCCATCGAAAAAGGGTTAAAGCGTGCTCTCCTGTCGGCTGGATCCTGTGTAGTGTGTACTTTGTATCCTTTTCGGGATCTTCAAAGAAAAGGGCCCGACCAAAATGtggaaaagttaaaaaagaaaacgaaaacaATCTCCTGTCTTGTTTGCACCTTGAACAGAATAAAAAGGCGCCTCGCCTCGCCTCACCTACTTAGTTAGAGGATTCTTCTGCCCGCCTTAGTTTAtgttcttttaatcttttcttgATTGCTTAGGTTTGAAAATTCTCTCCATTGTCAAGTTTGGAAATCGAATTTTGGGTTTATCTTCGGCTGATTTGGGTAGGAAATAGAATCGTGATCCATCGGTTTGACAGGCTATAGAATATATAGGATTTGAGTTTTATTAGCTTTGCTGCAACCAACCAAAAAGCAACTGCGGCCATCAGGCACACACGTTTTTATGGGATCATGTTAATAATAATTTGTAAACACCGCTTGGCcctttattttgattatatACTCCAGAAGCAATGGACAAAAACTCTCGGGTGACCCAATCTCTTGTCTTAGTATTGAAAACTATTATTCAAGAAGTAGCTGGCGGTTCTTTGTTTTTGAATGTGGAAACATGATATGATCTCGCGGTCAGCAGATGCAGGTAATAGGTTGTCTGGCTGTGACCATCGTGGGG contains:
- the LOC113709337 gene encoding probable WRKY transcription factor 31, producing the protein MDKGWGVTVDNSDKIGFFGNKPVFGFNLSPRLNPSKGSLSMFPAAEFLANQNRREDSHAAASSDGEKRVVVGEVDFFSDKKKANDILIKKEDCHGEDKMKTNMDVVNTGLQLVIANTGSDQSTVDDGVSSDIEDKRAKLELAQLQVELEGMNAENRRLREMLSQVSNNYTALQMHLMTLTHQQQQNAKPQTTQDHEIGERKSEENKPENGGVVVPRQFLDLGPSGTAEMDEPTNSSSEERTLSGSPHNNMELSRNKGVGREESPESQGWAPNKVAKLNASSKTVDHAQAEATMRKARVSVRARSEAPMITDGCQWRKYGQKMAKGNPCPRAYYRCTMAVGCPVRKQVQRCAEDRTVLITTYEGTHNHPLPPAAMAMASTTSAAANMLLSGSMSSADGLMNPNFLARTILPCSSNMATISASAPFPTVTLDLTQTPNPLQFQRQPSTPFQLPFGTPPQNFPPVANPQMHQVFGQALYNQSKFSGLQVSQDIEAAGAAAQMQNQGQHPQVQQGQHHPSFADTLSAATAAITADPNFTAALAAAISSIIGGSHPSSSNNSNPTTSTPPTANFPGN